The following proteins are encoded in a genomic region of Methanomicrobiales archaeon HGW-Methanomicrobiales-1:
- a CDS encoding GMP synthase (type-1 glutamine amidotransferase domain; functions to produce GMP from XMP in the IMP pathway), whose protein sequence is MLPIYVVNNFGQFNHLIHRALRDLEIEVELVPNSTSKEQVAEGCRGIILGGGPAIERAGNCSQYLDLGLPVLGICLGLHIIAKKFHGDVNPGRSGGYGPVEVEICQPDDILAGYPGKVSVWASHADEVSRLPDGFTLLAHSSICNNEAIAHLDKQIYGLQWHPEVSHTFEGKRVFENFNQLTLDHKR, encoded by the coding sequence ATGCTTCCCATTTATGTAGTCAATAATTTCGGCCAGTTCAATCATCTCATCCACCGCGCATTGAGAGATCTGGAAATTGAAGTGGAACTGGTGCCTAATTCCACATCAAAGGAACAGGTTGCGGAAGGATGTCGGGGAATTATTCTTGGGGGAGGCCCGGCCATTGAGCGTGCAGGGAACTGCAGCCAGTATCTCGATCTCGGATTGCCCGTTTTGGGAATATGTCTTGGGCTTCATATTATTGCAAAAAAATTTCACGGCGATGTGAATCCCGGGCGCAGTGGGGGATACGGTCCGGTGGAAGTAGAAATCTGCCAACCTGATGATATCCTTGCAGGGTATCCCGGCAAAGTGAGTGTATGGGCATCGCATGCCGATGAGGTGTCACGGTTGCCAGATGGATTTACCCTGCTCGCTCATTCGTCCATCTGCAATAATGAGGCGATTGCCCATCTGGATAAGCAGATATACGGGCTCCAGTGGCATCCGGAAGTGAGTCATACGTTCGAAGGAAAACGGGTATTTGAAAATTTCAACCAACTCACGCTTGATCACAAGAGATGA
- a CDS encoding nitroreductase family protein, translated as MNIVTTVIKSRHSVRKFKPESVSDIIINDALECASQAPTAMNIQPWLFGVIKNKEVLAKIAAIADHGTFIADCPLCFAVFGEKKETYYLEDCCAATENIILALQAQGVASCWVAGEKKAYADQIRVMLDVPEQFTLVSLVAAGLPAEITIANKKEIKNIVFREKFETD; from the coding sequence ATGAACATAGTAACCACCGTAATAAAATCCCGCCATAGCGTGCGGAAATTCAAACCAGAATCTGTGAGCGATATTATCATAAATGACGCGCTCGAATGTGCTTCGCAGGCCCCCACCGCAATGAATATCCAGCCATGGTTGTTTGGTGTTATTAAAAACAAAGAAGTACTTGCAAAGATCGCAGCAATCGCGGATCATGGGACGTTTATCGCAGACTGTCCGCTGTGCTTTGCGGTTTTTGGCGAGAAGAAAGAGACCTATTATCTCGAGGATTGCTGCGCTGCAACAGAAAATATCATTCTCGCTTTGCAGGCTCAAGGCGTTGCATCCTGCTGGGTAGCCGGTGAAAAAAAAGCGTATGCTGATCAAATACGGGTGATGCTGGATGTTCCCGAACAATTCACCTTGGTTTCACTCGTCGCCGCAGGTCTCCCCGCTGAAATTACGATTGCAAATAAAAAGGAGATCAAAAATATTGTTTTTCGGGAAAAATTTGAAACCGATTAA
- a CDS encoding bifunctional hexulose-6-phosphate synthase/ribonuclease regulator produces the protein MNKAVLQVALDLLELKRALQIAQEAIDGGADWIEVGTPLIKSEGMAAVRAMRDRFPDSVIVADMKIADTGALEVEMAAKAGANIVCVLADADDAVIEDAIRAARLYGIRLMADLINVTDPISRAGQLEILGIDIICAHVGIDQQMIGRNSIELLSTLTDAVHVPLAVAGGIDAYSSGDAVRSGADIIIVGGSITRSADVTGSTKKIRTAMDNPSIKAIEKKSADEEIRALLMQVSAPNITDAMHRKGAMAGIFSVCGNVKMVGKAVTVQTLSGDWAKPVEAIDVARKGDVIVINNDGCTHIAPWGELATMSCVSKDLSGVVIDGAVRDVDDIRAMKFPVFAKAIVPNAGEPKGLGEINAEIQCAGQSVCPGDWIVGDESGVVVIPAVRAYEVARRALEVRKNEERIREEIRRGSTLSKVAELIKWEKK, from the coding sequence ATGAATAAAGCGGTTCTGCAGGTGGCACTGGATCTTCTTGAATTGAAACGGGCTTTGCAGATCGCACAGGAAGCCATCGACGGTGGTGCAGACTGGATTGAGGTCGGGACCCCTCTTATAAAAAGTGAAGGTATGGCTGCAGTCCGGGCGATGCGGGATCGTTTTCCCGATTCGGTAATTGTTGCGGATATGAAAATTGCCGATACCGGCGCTCTTGAAGTGGAAATGGCTGCCAAGGCCGGAGCAAATATTGTATGTGTGCTCGCTGATGCAGATGATGCGGTCATTGAAGATGCTATCAGGGCTGCACGGCTCTATGGAATTAGACTGATGGCGGATCTGATCAATGTCACAGATCCGATATCCCGTGCCGGCCAACTCGAAATCCTTGGAATTGATATAATCTGTGCCCATGTTGGCATAGATCAGCAGATGATCGGCAGGAATTCGATCGAACTCCTCTCTACTCTTACCGACGCTGTTCACGTCCCCCTCGCTGTTGCTGGAGGTATCGATGCCTATAGTTCCGGAGATGCCGTACGATCTGGAGCAGATATCATCATTGTCGGGGGTAGTATTACTCGTTCGGCAGATGTTACCGGATCAACAAAAAAGATCCGTACCGCAATGGATAATCCCTCGATCAAAGCGATCGAAAAAAAATCGGCTGATGAAGAGATCCGTGCCCTCCTGATGCAGGTCTCTGCCCCCAACATCACGGATGCAATGCATCGTAAGGGGGCGATGGCCGGGATTTTTTCTGTTTGCGGGAATGTGAAAATGGTGGGAAAGGCAGTCACCGTCCAGACGCTCTCCGGGGACTGGGCAAAACCTGTAGAAGCCATCGATGTTGCCCGAAAAGGTGACGTAATCGTGATCAACAACGATGGGTGTACGCATATTGCCCCGTGGGGAGAACTGGCAACCATGAGCTGCGTGAGTAAAGACCTGTCAGGAGTTGTCATTGATGGTGCAGTACGCGATGTGGATGATATCCGGGCAATGAAATTTCCCGTTTTTGCAAAAGCAATTGTTCCGAATGCCGGTGAACCCAAAGGATTAGGGGAGATCAATGCTGAAATCCAGTGTGCCGGACAGAGTGTGTGCCCGGGTGACTGGATTGTTGGTGATGAAAGTGGAGTTGTTGTGATACCTGCTGTACGTGCATATGAAGTTGCACGAAGAGCACTGGAAGTCAGGAAGAACGAAGAGCGTATTCGCGAAGAGATCCGCAGGGGAAGTACCCTTTCTAAAGTTGCAGAATTAATAAAATGGGAAAAGAAGTGA
- a CDS encoding acetolactate synthase has product MDTKNYVIRQISIFSENRPGRLAAIAHALGEEKINILAFSIAEANGFGVVRALVDHPEKAHDKLLSLGFNIAFTDVIAVHMKDQPGGLYEVAKILGDAGINIEYSYAYSGKEGAVLILRVDQVEDAIKRIKNSGATLLERSVFH; this is encoded by the coding sequence ATGGACACGAAAAATTATGTAATCAGGCAGATTTCGATATTTTCTGAAAACCGCCCGGGCAGGCTTGCAGCGATTGCTCATGCACTGGGAGAAGAGAAGATCAATATCCTTGCTTTCAGTATTGCTGAGGCAAATGGTTTTGGCGTCGTAAGGGCACTGGTAGATCACCCGGAAAAAGCGCATGACAAACTGCTGTCACTGGGATTTAATATCGCATTTACCGATGTGATTGCCGTGCACATGAAAGATCAGCCGGGCGGACTTTATGAAGTCGCAAAAATCCTGGGAGATGCCGGCATAAACATTGAGTATTCGTATGCTTATTCCGGAAAAGAGGGAGCAGTGCTTATCCTCAGGGTAGATCAGGTTGAAGATGCGATAAAAAGGATTAAAAATTCAGGCGCAACTCTTCTGGAACGAAGCGTGTTCCACTAA
- a CDS encoding phenylacetate--CoA ligase, producing the protein MVCWDPRIEAMPQEELKRMQYKLLKSLVYRLYSFSPFYHDRMKEQKVHPDDIRELADVHKLPFMFKRDLRDNYPDKIFTATQDELVRYHVSSGTTGKPTVVGYTQNDLQTWTTSLARGLTSVGLGRGDVIQVSYGYGLFTGGLGMHYGAERIGATVLPTSVGNTERQIELMQDLGATAIACTPSYLLHIGEVAAKMGVDIKKDTQLRTGILGAEPWTEGMRDRIQEWLGIRAYDIYGTSELSGPMFTECAEQKGFHIWSDIALVEIIDPKTGEILEPGEKGELTITILQKEALPMIRYRIGDITSMEEDTCACGRTHPRIQRIQGRVDDMLIIRGINVFPSQIEFALMAIPEVGEHFQIIVERKGALDDMLVRVELNKESFSDKINDIMKVRQKVEHRLRNSLNVNVDVELVEPGSLPRFEGKSKKVIDKRSM; encoded by the coding sequence ATGGTATGCTGGGATCCACGCATCGAGGCAATGCCTCAGGAAGAACTCAAGAGAATGCAGTACAAACTTTTGAAAAGTCTTGTATATCGATTATACAGTTTCTCTCCATTTTACCATGACCGCATGAAAGAACAGAAAGTCCATCCGGATGATATCCGTGAACTTGCCGATGTGCATAAACTCCCGTTCATGTTCAAACGGGATCTCAGGGATAATTACCCGGATAAGATTTTCACGGCAACCCAGGATGAACTTGTCCGTTATCACGTATCATCGGGCACTACAGGAAAACCCACCGTTGTCGGCTATACCCAAAATGATTTACAGACATGGACAACATCGCTTGCCCGGGGCCTTACTTCAGTCGGACTGGGTAGGGGGGATGTAATTCAGGTAAGTTATGGGTACGGCCTGTTTACCGGGGGTCTCGGTATGCATTATGGTGCCGAGCGTATTGGTGCAACCGTTCTGCCGACAAGCGTGGGAAATACCGAACGCCAGATAGAACTCATGCAGGATCTGGGAGCAACTGCGATAGCCTGCACACCCTCATACCTCCTTCACATTGGGGAAGTTGCCGCAAAGATGGGGGTTGATATCAAAAAAGATACTCAGCTCCGTACCGGAATCCTGGGTGCAGAACCCTGGACAGAAGGTATGCGGGACCGCATCCAGGAATGGCTGGGTATCAGGGCTTATGATATCTATGGCACCAGTGAACTGTCCGGCCCGATGTTCACAGAATGTGCCGAGCAAAAAGGATTCCATATCTGGTCTGACATCGCCCTGGTGGAAATAATTGACCCTAAAACCGGCGAAATCCTTGAACCCGGTGAAAAAGGCGAATTAACCATCACCATTCTTCAGAAAGAGGCCCTTCCCATGATACGGTATCGCATCGGTGATATCACTTCGATGGAGGAAGATACCTGTGCCTGCGGCAGAACTCACCCGAGGATCCAGAGAATCCAGGGAAGAGTCGACGACATGCTCATCATCCGGGGTATCAACGTCTTCCCGTCACAGATCGAATTTGCACTGATGGCAATTCCGGAAGTGGGGGAACATTTCCAGATCATTGTCGAGAGGAAGGGTGCTCTTGATGATATGCTCGTCCGCGTAGAACTGAACAAGGAATCATTCAGTGACAAAATCAATGATATCATGAAGGTACGGCAGAAGGTCGAACACCGGCTCAGGAATTCCTTGAACGTGAATGTAGATGTCGAACTGGTCGAACCGGGCTCATTACCAAGATTTGAAGGTAAATCAAAGAAGGTAATCGATAAGAGGTCGATGTAA
- a CDS encoding phenylacetate--CoA ligase, translating to MFWDKKIETLKPDELQALQLKRLKKTISQAQKVGFYKKRLSDAGITSSSIKTLDDIRKIPFTKKQDLRDGYPFGLFAVPLKDIVRIHTTSGTTGKPTVVGYTKKDLDVWADLIARNMTMIGVGKEDIFQNMVNYGMFTGGLGFHYGAEKIGMTVIPSATGNTKRQIEMIRDFGVTTIHCTPSYAMHLSEVAEEMGESLDSLKTGIFGAEPWSESVRHTLEKRLGVTAYDSYGLSELFGPGVAFECAERDGLHIWHDSYLVEIIDPNTGERVSDGERGELVVTPLVKEAMPLLRYRTGDVTMLMEDGCLCRRGQKIARITGRSDDMLVIRGINVFPSQIEHVLLKIPEVGNQFMVYIDRINHLDEMTVEVEINRDSFSGELADLAKIQKKVGKELRDSLELRTTVRLVEPGSLPRFEGKAKRVIDRREAI from the coding sequence ATGTTCTGGGATAAGAAAATTGAAACCCTCAAACCTGATGAATTGCAGGCACTTCAGCTCAAACGCTTGAAAAAAACGATAAGTCAGGCACAAAAAGTCGGTTTTTATAAAAAGCGTCTCTCGGATGCGGGCATCACTTCATCCTCAATAAAAACACTGGATGACATCCGGAAAATACCCTTTACCAAAAAACAGGATCTTCGGGATGGCTATCCTTTCGGGTTATTTGCAGTACCTCTCAAAGATATTGTCCGTATCCACACTACATCAGGTACAACCGGAAAACCCACGGTCGTAGGATATACAAAAAAAGATCTTGACGTCTGGGCAGACCTGATAGCACGCAATATGACCATGATCGGTGTAGGAAAGGAAGATATTTTCCAGAACATGGTCAATTACGGCATGTTCACCGGGGGTCTTGGTTTCCACTATGGTGCAGAAAAAATCGGAATGACGGTTATCCCCAGTGCCACGGGAAATACCAAACGCCAGATCGAGATGATCCGGGATTTTGGCGTGACAACAATTCACTGCACCCCCAGTTATGCAATGCATCTTTCAGAAGTTGCTGAAGAGATGGGCGAATCTCTTGACAGCCTTAAAACAGGAATTTTTGGGGCAGAACCCTGGTCAGAAAGTGTCCGGCACACCCTTGAAAAACGATTGGGAGTTACGGCATACGATTCATACGGCCTGAGCGAGCTCTTCGGCCCGGGTGTTGCCTTTGAATGCGCAGAGAGGGACGGGCTCCATATCTGGCATGATTCTTACTTAGTTGAGATCATTGATCCAAATACAGGCGAACGTGTTTCTGACGGAGAGCGCGGGGAGTTGGTTGTTACCCCCCTGGTAAAAGAGGCAATGCCATTACTGCGATACCGTACCGGTGATGTCACCATGCTGATGGAGGATGGATGCCTGTGCAGGAGAGGGCAGAAGATCGCCAGGATCACGGGAAGGAGCGATGATATGCTGGTCATCCGGGGTATCAACGTGTTCCCCTCCCAGATTGAACACGTGCTCCTTAAGATCCCTGAAGTGGGCAATCAGTTTATGGTATATATTGACAGAATAAATCATCTGGACGAAATGACTGTCGAAGTTGAGATTAACCGAGACTCATTCAGTGGTGAACTGGCAGACCTGGCAAAGATCCAGAAAAAAGTGGGGAAAGAACTCCGCGATTCTCTGGAACTGCGAACGACAGTCAGGCTTGTAGAGCCAGGATCACTGCCACGTTTTGAGGGGAAAGCAAAACGGGTAATCGACAGAAGGGAGGCGATATAA
- the cas1 gene encoding CRISPR-associated endonuclease Cas1 has translation METNYPWLSVSGFGSHIKSTQTKLIIQKKNGIEEYSLDAVKNLLIVGGHTISSATITQLIKKGAVISFFEPDGNPVGSISPFGYHNDSDIYQAQQTESRHRFAMTIAQSALKSRLVAISRLQEAQSVSLFYEAELDFLHKSLEEMAYLIKLDEIRRLHRMTSDMYYEIMSRNTKPEFGFRRRTLRPQTDPINAMISFGYAMLFGNCCVSLIGARLDPDIGLLHEGKGSLVNDIAESMKSEMIDEAVFRIARESLTSADFELSPDRCMLSDELARNLIKTFHVTINNKKIDEQVSNLSNAIRNSGEFKALY, from the coding sequence ATGGAAACGAATTATCCTTGGTTGTCGGTGAGTGGGTTTGGCTCTCACATCAAATCGACACAGACAAAATTAATTATCCAGAAAAAAAATGGCATCGAGGAATACTCTCTTGATGCTGTAAAAAACCTCCTTATAGTCGGTGGACACACGATTAGCTCGGCAACTATTACCCAGCTGATAAAAAAAGGTGCAGTAATCTCATTTTTTGAACCTGATGGAAATCCGGTGGGGAGTATCAGTCCTTTTGGCTACCATAATGATTCGGATATTTATCAGGCACAGCAGACCGAATCACGCCATCGCTTCGCAATGACAATTGCCCAGAGTGCCCTGAAGTCCCGCCTTGTCGCTATCAGCCGCTTACAGGAAGCACAGAGTGTATCCCTTTTTTATGAAGCTGAGTTAGATTTCCTTCACAAATCTTTAGAAGAAATGGCGTATCTCATCAAACTCGACGAGATCCGTCGCCTTCACCGTATGACTTCTGATATGTATTATGAGATAATGTCGCGTAACACCAAGCCGGAATTTGGATTCCGGAGAAGGACATTACGCCCTCAAACCGATCCTATCAATGCAATGATCTCATTCGGCTATGCAATGCTGTTTGGCAATTGCTGTGTTTCACTGATAGGGGCGAGGCTGGATCCCGACATTGGCCTGTTGCACGAGGGGAAAGGAAGTCTGGTGAATGATATTGCCGAGTCAATGAAATCTGAAATGATCGATGAAGCAGTATTCAGGATCGCACGCGAGTCCCTCACCTCTGCCGACTTCGAACTCTCTCCTGACCGGTGCATGTTGTCTGATGAATTAGCCAGAAATCTCATTAAAACATTTCATGTTACCATAAACAATAAAAAAATTGATGAACAGGTATCCAATCTCTCAAATGCGATAAGAAATAGTGGTGAATTCAAAGCGCTGTACTGA
- a CDS encoding acylphosphatase: MRTIEIFISGRVQKVGFRACVRRIATDLKVSGTVMNLPDGRVHIYATGELMILEKFVSMVYGCPRAVIRDLRQSEIPLKAFDDFSIIKGEGRISTAL; the protein is encoded by the coding sequence ATGAGGACAATCGAGATCTTCATCTCAGGAAGGGTCCAGAAAGTCGGATTCAGGGCATGCGTGCGAAGAATCGCTACCGATTTGAAAGTATCCGGGACAGTAATGAACCTGCCGGATGGAAGGGTTCACATCTATGCAACGGGCGAGCTGATGATTCTTGAAAAATTTGTTTCAATGGTGTATGGTTGTCCCCGTGCAGTTATCAGGGATCTCCGGCAATCGGAGATACCGTTAAAGGCCTTTGATGACTTTTCAATCATCAAAGGAGAGGGGCGTATCAGTACAGCGCTTTGA
- the glmM gene encoding phosphoglucosamine mutase, which translates to METKKIQKRLFGTNGVRGIVGKDLTPELVLSIGEAFGTMRNGRIAVGRDTRTSGETLAYAVKSGLMAVGCDVTDCGILPTPALQYLVKNHFDGGAMITASHNPPEYNGVKIIESDGTEMGDEETIKLEQRIFDHTYSTTSWEHVGHETIAPHFIEEYVTAIADYFPGKPGAGITVVVDPGSGPACSTTPDILTRLGCRVLTINGIMDGTFPGRLPEPSQEGLKGLAALVVSSGAAFGVAHDGDADRAVFIDEKGQFVEENQEFALVADHICHQKKGVIVTPVSTSQMVEIVAKKNNCTVTYTPVGSIYVARTMRSLIEKGSQVIFGGEGNGGLIFPDHQFCRDGGMTAAMMVAILASRGQKLSGLLEELPKRHMIKDKISASGGAAILEALKSAYSHGIIDQTDGVKIFRNNSWALVRASGTEPLIRIIIDADDDKQGRALRDELMETIRNVTKNNPDRAN; encoded by the coding sequence ATGGAAACAAAAAAAATCCAGAAACGATTGTTCGGTACTAATGGAGTGAGAGGAATTGTTGGAAAAGATCTGACTCCTGAACTTGTACTTTCCATAGGAGAGGCGTTCGGAACGATGAGAAATGGGCGCATCGCTGTTGGCAGGGATACCAGAACCAGCGGTGAAACGCTTGCTTACGCGGTCAAGTCAGGACTCATGGCTGTGGGATGCGATGTGACAGACTGTGGCATCCTCCCGACACCGGCACTCCAGTATCTGGTAAAAAATCACTTTGATGGCGGGGCGATGATCACCGCATCTCATAATCCCCCGGAATATAACGGCGTTAAAATCATCGAATCTGATGGTACAGAGATGGGAGATGAAGAGACCATCAAACTCGAACAAAGGATATTCGACCATACATATTCCACAACCTCCTGGGAACACGTGGGACACGAAACCATTGCACCTCATTTTATTGAAGAATATGTCACTGCAATAGCGGATTATTTTCCCGGCAAACCGGGTGCAGGAATTACCGTTGTTGTAGATCCCGGTTCAGGCCCGGCCTGCTCCACAACCCCGGATATTCTCACACGCCTGGGTTGCAGGGTGCTGACGATTAACGGGATTATGGACGGCACATTTCCCGGAAGGCTTCCCGAACCATCCCAAGAGGGACTAAAAGGGCTTGCTGCGCTCGTTGTGAGCAGCGGAGCGGCATTTGGAGTTGCTCACGATGGGGACGCAGATCGTGCTGTCTTTATTGATGAAAAGGGACAATTTGTCGAGGAAAACCAGGAGTTTGCACTTGTCGCAGACCATATCTGTCATCAGAAAAAAGGAGTTATTGTTACTCCGGTCAGCACATCACAGATGGTTGAGATAGTAGCTAAAAAGAACAACTGTACCGTAACCTACACGCCGGTCGGAAGCATCTATGTTGCCCGTACAATGCGATCGCTTATTGAGAAGGGGTCACAGGTTATTTTTGGCGGAGAAGGAAATGGCGGGCTAATCTTTCCCGACCATCAATTCTGCCGTGACGGGGGTATGACCGCAGCGATGATGGTTGCAATTCTTGCTTCACGCGGACAAAAATTATCCGGGTTATTAGAAGAATTACCTAAGCGACATATGATCAAAGATAAGATCTCGGCAAGCGGGGGTGCAGCAATACTCGAAGCATTAAAATCGGCATATTCGCACGGGATCATTGATCAGACCGACGGAGTGAAAATTTTTCGGAATAATTCATGGGCTCTGGTGCGGGCATCGGGAACAGAACCCCTCATCCGGATCATCATTGATGCAGATGATGATAAGCAAGGCAGGGCACTGCGGGACGAACTTATGGAAACAATCCGGAATGTTACAAAGAACAATCCTGATCGGGCAAATTAA
- the mobB gene encoding molybdopterin-guanine dinucleotide biosynthesis protein B, with protein MKIIQVVGRSNSGKTTFIKQLIPILKTKGHVAVIKHLGDHEYVLEEGKDTTGFFEAGADVSVGIDADKSVAAIRNNSLEGTLRLLFDQGMNFTVIEGFKQIAYPRIVIGNLETDHCVLSNPRLDEVLASLNSFEDFCP; from the coding sequence ATGAAGATAATTCAGGTTGTAGGAAGATCAAATTCCGGTAAAACCACCTTCATCAAACAGCTTATCCCTATACTCAAAACAAAAGGGCATGTTGCAGTGATCAAGCATCTCGGGGATCACGAGTATGTTCTTGAAGAGGGAAAAGACACTACCGGTTTTTTTGAAGCCGGTGCTGATGTTTCCGTAGGGATCGACGCTGATAAATCCGTAGCTGCGATACGTAACAATTCATTAGAGGGCACATTAAGACTTCTTTTCGACCAGGGTATGAATTTCACCGTTATCGAAGGGTTCAAACAGATAGCATACCCCAGAATAGTTATTGGAAATCTCGAAACTGATCATTGTGTCCTGTCCAACCCAAGACTTGATGAAGTGCTTGCATCACTCAATTCCTTTGAAGATTTTTGTCCTTAA